A single genomic interval of Lathyrus oleraceus cultivar Zhongwan6 chromosome 7, CAAS_Psat_ZW6_1.0, whole genome shotgun sequence harbors:
- the LOC127104313 gene encoding uncharacterized protein LOC127104313, with amino-acid sequence MFKKLEINIPFSEALEKMPIYAKFMKDIISKKRSTNIDPIIQTEICSAILQGMKIPVKKKDRGSITISCTIGDQKFKKALIDLGASMSLMSLSIYKKFGLDTIQDTRMTLQFVNRSVR; translated from the coding sequence atgtttaagaaACTTGAAATAAACATTCCATTTTCGGAAGCTCTAGAAAAGATGCCGAtatatgccaaattcatgaaagacatcatctctAAAAAGCGCTCCACAAATATAGACCCAATCATCCAAACGGAAATCTGCAGTGCCATTCTCCAAGGTATGAAAATTCCTGTGAAAAAGAAAGATAGAGGTTCTATTACTATTTCGTGCACTATCGGTGATCAAAAATTCAAGAAGGCCCTGATTGATTTGGGAGCTAGTATGAGTTTGATGTCGCTGTCCATTTATAAAAAATTCGGCCTTGACACCATTCAAGACACTAGGATGACCCTTCAGTTTGTTAATCGCTCAGTTAGGTGA